A region from the Aegilops tauschii subsp. strangulata cultivar AL8/78 chromosome 5, Aet v6.0, whole genome shotgun sequence genome encodes:
- the LOC109781909 gene encoding uncharacterized protein, protein MSTQPLHPCTLQRTGYAPTDRTKLEAAAAMPLRRLLGLSGRLRRPLSTVASSHPPCHHTLSTAASSHPPCPALSTDASSSNPPRRRTLSTAASTLPPWVIIDGRSPVDESSSAPGALFRPVDPPRVSSISVPAHLINARERPAADSSVVQVLGGSVDAASADGHLLLTHYDILGPEGDRESWNLTADMEAERCICNPITGQLLRLPYPDGSRKRLEYHHMGLLTKAGGGGVGGDAPHRFAVAEIVHQRDRVIDRFLPEIGRWELVLGLPCKPPLKWVMEMNQETVAFGDRLWWVDLTRGAISVDPFSYRPEFRFVELPEGSSLTDFLAQFKEAPTATFMKEMGKYRRIGVSEGRLRYIEASLHDPFLLSSFVLDDEGRSWTLERQVELRQVLEDGGHPCEEGKRPPQIAVIDPLNADTIYITVGEQKHIVAVDIYQGKVIGSSPLQDGYRSLVPCVLPPALGSSQIPTYGRNPLHDFKMVTGPSSTPF, encoded by the exons ATGAGCACGCAACCTCTACACCCCTGCACACTGCAGCGTACAGGCTACGCTCCAACGGACCGCACCAAGctcgaggccgccgccgccatgcccCTCCGGCGCCTCCTAGGCCTCTccggccgcctccgccgccccctCTCCACCGTCGCCTCCTCGCACCCACCGTGCCACCACACCCtctccaccgccgcctcctcgcaCCCACCGTGCCCCGCCCTCTCCACCGACGCCTCCTCCTCGAACCCGCCGCGGCGCCGCACCCTCTCCACCGCCGCCTCCACGCTCCCACCATGGGTCATCATCGACGGCAGGTCGCCCGTCGACGAATCGTCGTCGGCGCCGGGCGCGCTCTTCCGCCCCGTCGACCCTCCGCGCGTCTCCAGCATCTCCGTCCCGGCGCACCTCATCAACGCCAGGGAgcgccccgccgccgacagcaGCGTCGTCCAAGTCCTCGGCGGCAGCGTCGACGCCGCCAGCgccgacggccacctcctcctcACCCACTACGACATCCTCGGGCCCGAGGGTGACCGCGAGTCCTGGAACCTGACCGCCGACATGGAGGCCGAGCGCTGCATCTGCAACCCCATCACCGGCCAACTGCTCCGCCTCCCGTACCCCGACGGGTCCAGGAAGAGGCTGGAGTACCACCACATGGGCCTCCTCACCAAAGCAggtggcggcggcgtcggcggggACGCGCCTCACCGGTTCGCCGTCGCCGAAATCGTGCACCAGCGTGACCGCGTCATCGACCGGTTTCTCCCGGAGATTGGCAGGTGGGAGTTGGTGCTTGGCCTGCCGTGCAAACCGCCGCTCAAGTGGGTAATGGAGATGAACCAGGAAACGGTGGCCTTCGGCGACCGCCTCTGGTGGGTCGACCTCACCCGCGGCGCCATCTCCGTCGACCCCTTCAGCTACCGGCCGGAGTTCCGCTTCGTCGAGCTGCCGGAGGGCAGCAGCCTCACGGACTTCCTCGCACAGTTCAAAGAAGCCCCCACCGCGACGTTCATGAAGGAGATGGGCAAGTACCGGCGCATCGGCGTCAGCGAGGGAAGGCTGCGCTACATTGAGGCTTCTCTTCACGACCCGTTCCTGCTCAGCTCGTTTGTGCTCGACGACGAGGGCAGGAGCTGGACGCTGGAGCGCCAGGTGGAGCTCAGGCAGGTGTTGGAGGATGGAGGCCACCCGTGCGAAGAGGGGAAGAGGCCGCCGCAGATCGCCGTCATCGACCCGCTCAACGCCGATACCATCTACATCACCGTCGGCGAGCAGAAGCACATCGTCGCCGTGGACATTTACCAAGGCAAGGTGATCGGGAGCTCTCCGCTTCAAGACGGATACCGTTCGCTTGTACCATGTGTGCTTCCACCCGCGCTTGGATCAAGCCAGATCCCTACCTACGGCAG GAACCCTCTCCATGACTTCAAAATGGTCACTGGGCCATCATCAACGCCATTTTAG